CTTCCCGCCCTCGACCACGACCGGCACGATCCGGCGGCCGCCCGTCAGCTTCAGGAGCTCGACGATCGCCTGCGGCCGCGCGCCGACGTCGATCTCCCGCACCGCGAGGCCGCGCGCTGCGAGCTCGGCGCGCTTCGCGTCGCACCAGGGGCAGCCGGTCTTCGTGTAGAGAAGCACCGGCAGCGCCACGTCAGGGGATCTCCGTCCCGCAGACGAGCGTCGCCGATGCGCTGAACATGCCGCCCAGGCCGTGGCAGATGGCCGTCTTCGCGCCCTTCACCTGGCGTGGCCCGCACTCGCCGCGGAGCTGTCGCACGGCTTCGGTGAGGGTGAACATGCCGTACATGCCGCTGTGCGTGTACGAGAGACCGCCGCCGTTCGTGTTCATCGGGAAGGCGCCGCCCGGCGCCGTGCGGCCCCCCGACACGAACGCGCCGCCCTCGCCCGGCTTGCAGAAGCCCGTGGCTTCGAGCCCCATCACCGGGACGATGGTGAACGCGTCGTAGAACATCGCGACGTCGATGTCGGCGTGCCGGACGCCGGCCATCGCGAACGCCGCCTCGGACGCCGTCCTCGCCGCGTCCCAGAAGGCGAAGTTCGGCATCTGCGAGACCATCACGTGCGTCGACGCCTCGCCCGTGCCGAGCACGTAGACGGGCGGCTTCCCTAGATCGCGCGCGCGCTCGGCCGAGGTGAGCACGACGGCGCCGCCGGCGTCGGTCACCAGGCAGCAGTCGAGAAGATGCAGCGGCCACGCGATGACGCGCGACGCGAGCACCTCCTCGACCGTCAGCGGGTCGCGCATGATCGCGCGCGGGTTCAGCTGGGCCCACTTCCGTGTCGACACGGCGAGCTCGGCGAGCTGCTCGCTCGTCGTCCCGTACTCGTGCATGTGCCGGGTCGCCGCGAGGGCGTAGCCCGTCGGTGGTCCGGCGAGGCCGAACGGGTTCTCGAACTGCATGCGGAACGCGTCCGGACCGAAGCGCGTACCCGGCATGCCGACGCGCGACGCGCCGCTCTCGCCGTGCGTGATGAGCGCGACGTCGACGATGCCCGCGTCGATCGCCGCGGCGGCGTGCTGCACGTGCGCGATGAAGGAGCACCCGCCGATCTGCGTGCCGTCGATGTAGCGCGGCCGGATGCCCAGGTACTCCGCCGTCTCGGAGCCCATCCACAGGCCGGCGCTGAAGACGGCGTCGACGTCCTTCAGTCCGAGCCCCGCGTCGGCGAGCGCGTTGCGTGCCGACTCCGCGTGGAGCTGGAACGCCGACTTGTGCGGGAGCTTGCCGTGCTCGTCGGACTCGCCCTGGCCCACGATGGCCACCCGGCCGCGGAGCCTCCGCCGATCGCGTGCGCTCATCGCGCCCCCGCCGGCCGGAATAGCGGCAGCGCGATCGTGTCGGACACGTCGCGGAACGCGACCTCGACGGGCATTCCCACCTTCACCGCCTGCGGGTCGACGTCGACGAGCGTCGTCATCATGCGCGGGCCCTCGGCCAGCTCGACGACGGCGAGCACGTACGGCGTCGGAACGGGGAAGCCCTTCTGTCCCCGATGGACGATCGTGAAGGTGTGCAGCGTCGCCTTGCCGCTCACACGCTCCCAGGCGAGATCCCCGGAGAGGCAGCCCGGGCACGCGCCGCGCGGGTAGTAGTGGAACGCCCCGCACGCGCGGCAGCGGGGCAATCGAAGCTCGTGCCGCTTCGCCGCGTCCCAGAAGGGACGCGTCTCGGGCGTCGGCAGGGGGATCGGGCCGGTGTAGTCGGGCATGGGAAGACGGTCGGAATGGACTTCGCGACCGCGGTTCTATAGGAGCTTCGTCGAAGGCGGGTCAAGCGTATGCGACCGTTGGCATTCTTCCCGCTGCTCGCGGCGCTGCTCGCAAGCGCGGGCGCGCTCGGCGCGGCTGAACCGATCTCCTGGGACCAAGCGGAGAAGCACGTCGGCGAGGAAGCGACCGTCGAGGGCCGCATCATCGGCATCCATTGCTCTCCCACCTCGTGCCTGCTGGCCTTCGATCCGACCTTCAACCGGTTCACCGTCGTCGTCCAGGCGGGGAGCTTCAAGACGTTCCCGCCCGACACGCTCGACGCGACGTTCGTCGGTCGCAAGGTGCGCGTGCACGGCACGATCAAGGCGATCGAGAA
This is a stretch of genomic DNA from Candidatus Eisenbacteria bacterium. It encodes these proteins:
- a CDS encoding glutaredoxin family protein → MALPVLLYTKTGCPWCDAKRAELAARGLAVREIDVGARPQAIVELLKLTGGRRIVPVVVEGGKIAVAPEGGSPF
- a CDS encoding acetyl-CoA acetyltransferase translates to MSARDRRRLRGRVAIVGQGESDEHGKLPHKSAFQLHAESARNALADAGLGLKDVDAVFSAGLWMGSETAEYLGIRPRYIDGTQIGGCSFIAHVQHAAAAIDAGIVDVALITHGESGASRVGMPGTRFGPDAFRMQFENPFGLAGPPTGYALAATRHMHEYGTTSEQLAELAVSTRKWAQLNPRAIMRDPLTVEEVLASRVIAWPLHLLDCCLVTDAGGAVVLTSAERARDLGKPPVYVLGTGEASTHVMVSQMPNFAFWDAARTASEAAFAMAGVRHADIDVAMFYDAFTIVPVMGLEATGFCKPGEGGAFVSGGRTAPGGAFPMNTNGGGLSYTHSGMYGMFTLTEAVRQLRGECGPRQVKGAKTAICHGLGGMFSASATLVCGTEIP
- a CDS encoding Zn-ribbon domain-containing OB-fold protein encodes the protein MPDYTGPIPLPTPETRPFWDAAKRHELRLPRCRACGAFHYYPRGACPGCLSGDLAWERVSGKATLHTFTIVHRGQKGFPVPTPYVLAVVELAEGPRMMTTLVDVDPQAVKVGMPVEVAFRDVSDTIALPLFRPAGAR